The Ictidomys tridecemlineatus isolate mIctTri1 chromosome 1, mIctTri1.hap1, whole genome shotgun sequence DNA window GGTGGCCCCTTCCCAATTCTTTCCTCTTTGCTTGGGTTCctttttcagtaactgttttttTGGAAAGCACAAACTTCTGTAACGGGTCGTGCTCATGTCTGTTAATAAAGAAATCCAGATCCCTTCGGGCCTGCTGCTCTGGGCCTCTAGGGGCTGATCTGGCCTGGGCTGCCTGCCTGAGCTAATCCCATTCCCAATTCCTCCTACCATAGAGGGTGCAGTGGGCCCAGCACCTGCTTCCAGCGGGAGCCCTAACCCTGATCTCAAAGACAGGCTAAATGGGGTTTGAGGCCCCCCAGATGAACCAGTTTCTGGTCAGGCCAGCTTGTAGCGAAAATGCGGGATCAGGTCCCTTCCTGCTAAGGCCCCGGGCATGGCTGGTCACCAGAACCTCGGGCGCAAGCAGCGGGTGTCCCTTCCGCTTGTACCAAAGCAGATCACACACCTTTATTATCCTCAAAATGTAACAAACGGGGTAAGAAAtccctcccccccacaccccgCAGTCCAAGGGAAGCATTTAAAAAGCCCCGCAGTCAGGCCAGGAGTCCGCCGGTGGGGCCCAGGACGCCGGGCGCCCCTCTATACGGCTGTAGTCCTCCCGAACAAGGGGATGGAGACCGGCAGGCGCCAAGCTCCGTGCTCCAGGGGCTCGCGGCTGCTGAGCTCTGAGTCGGTCCAGCTGGGGAAGACCCGGCGGCCGCGGTCGGCCTGCagacagagggcagggcagggggctgcGGGCCGCGGGGCACTGGGAAGGTGCAGCGCCGAGGTGTAGCCCCGGTCCAGGAAGAGCGGCTTGTAGCTAGGCGGCGGCTGCTCCTGTTTCTCCGCGCTGTCGCGGCGGCTCAGAAAGGGCGTGACGATCTTGCGGTAGAGGCCGCGCGTGTCCGTGAGCACCTCGCTGTAGGGCGGCGGCGGCTCGGCCATCAGCACCGCCTCTTCGTAACACGGTGGCTTGGACATGTCCGATTCTGCTGCGGAACGAGAAGCCGTCCAAGGTGGTGAGGCCACCGGTCCCCAGCCTCCCGCAGAAGCCTTGGCCATCCGCCCGCCCCAGCCCAACCCTCCTCCCGGATGCGTGGGGGCTGCGGGAGTCTGCTCCTGCTGAGGTCCCGCCCACTCCTACTGCCAGCGATAGGTCCTAGCTGAAGAGTGGACTTACCTTGGCGCGGATAGCTCCAGGGCCGGGGCGGCACCGATAGGTGCGGCGGTGGCGGGTGCGGCAGCGCGTGATGGTGAGAGTGCGGGTGTGCGTGTGGCTGCGCGGGCCCGTGATGCAGCAGCGGGTGAACGTGCACGTGCGGGTGCGCGTGCGCCGGCGCCTCCAGGCGGCCGCGGTGCGGTGGTGGAGGTGGCGCCAGGCCCGGGGGACTCCCAGCCATGCTGCCCTCAAGCTCCAGGGGCTCCAGCTCTAGGGCACGCAGATTCTGCTCGCGCAGTCGCTCCTCCTGGCGCCGTTTAAGGCGGCGGCGCAGGAAGCTGCAGAAGCAGCAGAGCAGGACGATGAGACCCCAGATGAGCCAGAAGCCGGCGAAGCACGTGAGGAACGTGTAGGTGCCCTGAGACATCACCATGGCGGCGGTGCGGGCGGTGGGTTCTCAACAGCTTCACTGGACACTGGGCTCCTCTGCGTGGTCCCGAGCCCGCGCCACGCTCCCAGGTGCCGCCAGCGTCACTCGGGGACCCGCGGCCGGGGGTTTCCTGCAGCGGGGCTCAAGTCGTGCGCGCGCCGGTGGGGGGCAGCTGCGGCGCCCGCTCCTTCCCATGGCGCCGGCGGAGCGGGGGCGTCCCTTACCCTGGGCCGCGAGGGACCTGCGGGGCAGGAACAGGGGGCAGTGAAGCCGCGCCGCAGCTCCCGATGACTTCCCGGCCCGAGCTCGCGTCGTCCCGGGGAAGCCTCTTCCGTGGGATCCCCCGCACTCCCCGGGGGCCCGGTGACGTCACCGTTGGTGATGACGTCACGCTTCGAGGTTTCCCCGGTAGGGTTTCCCCGGATCTGAGACCCGGCCGCCGCCGCCGAGCTCGCGTGCTGACGGACCCACGgcgggccagcagggggcgcgcGAAGGCCAGGCTTGGTCGCTGAGCCTACGCGAGATTCTCCGCCTAAAACCCACAGGCTAGCCCTGCTCTGAAACGCTTTCAGAGACCTGTGGACTCCAGGGCGCTGAAGAGGAGTCTCGGCGCGGTCGCTTTGAGTGAACAAAGGGCGGtccacttcctccagccccacAAGAAGCCCAGCCGGCGCCCAGCTTCAGCCTTGCACTCGCGGCCTCCTGATCTTCCCGGCGCCATTAGGGGCGCTCCGGCTGGTGGGTGGGTCCGACTGCCACTGTGTGCCTCTGGTCCTTCCTTTGCGCCTGACACGCGGCGCCAGGCGTGGGCCAggccttcttcctttcctctagGCGCCTCCGCCTGCCTGCCGGATTCCAGCTCCAACTCGGCTTCCCCGCCTCCTACCCATGCGCAGCCCCACTTGGCTCTGCCACTCTATCTCCAGGCTGCCATTTCCCTTCCCCcaattcctttccttctcttcagaGGGAAGGAAAACTAGATGAGAATTGGAAGCTTGTCTTTCAGATTCACCTGGACCTGCACTTACTCCAGACTGTCCGCTCTAATTCCACTTCCTCTCCACAGCCAGGGCTGAGAGGGGCAACCCTGCATCCTGAGTCAGGAAGGAGCCCTGGTTTTTCGAGGGAAGAGCAGCAGGGGACTGTTGACAACCCCCATGGACCAGAAATGAGCCCTCTTGGATGCCTCATACCAGGAGCTTTAACGTACAATCTTTTGGGGTAACGAAGTATTCCACTTTACAGGTGAGGAATGAAGAAGCAATTCACTGTGTAGTGGCAGAGCCTATTTGAACACAGGCCTGGACACAAAATCCTAGCCTGAGCCGTGTGGGGGAATGCTGCTGCTTGAGCTACACTGTGGGCCTCTTCCAGGACCCCAAGGACCCCCTACTCTCAGCAAGCCCAAGGCATGGGACATACACTTAGCTCTGGGGCCCACAGTCTGCCTGAGCCCTAAGCTGAGAGGATGCCAGACCACGAGCCTCCCACCACCCCGAGGCCAGCCTTTTCCCCCAGATGGCTCCTGTCTGACTCTATGGCTGCCTTGAGCCATGTGCCACTTGGTGCCCGTGCCAGTCCTTTTCTCCTGGGCTTGCGTTCCAGAACAGACAATGGCAGGAACAATAGCTCTGCCCGCCCCCTCGACAACCCCGCCATGAGGCTGCCATGGCGACGGCAGCCCAGATAAAAACACGATGCTGCCAGTCACTGGCAGTTAATTAAATCTGTTGTTCTCCTTTTCTAAGCTCTCAGGAACAGGAATGTTCTGAGGAACTGGCACTAACTAGAGGTCCCCCTGGTCTGCAGAGCAGGAACAGCTGGGTCAGAAAAGGCACTTTTGGGGTTAGAACTAACTGGGCTTAGCTAAATTAGGGATATCTGTCAAGAGCCAGGCCCAATTACCCAGgccaataatcccagctactcaggaggctgagacaggaggactgcaacatagcaagatcctgtctctaaaaataaatacataaaaggtattttttaaaatttttcaagacCATCAGGACTTGTTCCTCTCTCTTTTTATGCACAATCTTACATGATTGTCCACACCACCTCATCACTAGTGTTGTGCCCTTTTGGCAGATGAAGAGGCAGGCTTAGAGAGGGAGATGACTTATCCCAGTTCTCACAGCTAAATTAAGCTAAAATTAAGCCTATGTCTAATTCAAACTGTGTCCAAATACTGTGCCTATGTGATGAGTGAGGTATAAATGAAAAGCCCAGTACTTGTGAGCAGTCAATACAGCAGGACTTGGCAGCTGTAGGGGCATTGGGCACTTTGGCCAGTTAGTAGACAAAATGTGCATTCCTGTTCCTTCCCACCAAGGCCCTGGAGCACGTCTACCAGTCACAGCAGCCATGGAAAAGcgaaaggaaatgaagggaaggctACAGGATGGAGAGATGGGATGTTGGCCTCAGACTTTACAGGGAACGAAAAACGGACTGTACCCTGAGGGTGCTCAGCTCAGAAGGCTGTGCATTAGACTAGACCAGGACAGGCCACACTCCAAATCTGCTAGGTGCCACTGCTACCCCTTAGCCAGGAGGTAAGAATCATTGctgtattttacagatgaggcagCTGTGGGTCAGGGGAAGCCTCCTGCTTGAGGTCTTACAGATGAGGACCCTCTGATCCTAATCTGGCTCCAGTACCCAGTTTGAAGGATAGGGATTTGATGCCTTTTTACAAGGGCTGCAATCCAGCCTAAAGCCTTCCTCCTAGGAAGACTCAGTATATGATCATCTAGTCCATAATATGTATTCAGTATGTATAACTGAGAGATTCATTCAGACCTGAAAAGGCTCTACTGACCTGACCAAAGTTCTTGAAGCGTCCCCCAAAGGCTTTACCACTCCATGCCTCTGTGCAAGCTCTTGCCCTTGTCTGGGGAGCCCTtcaaattcagagccagcctcttGCCCTCCCTCAGCCACTCTTCTTGCCTCACCCCTTCAGACTGTTAAAAGCAAACACCTGCCACTTGTCCAATTCTGCTGTTAGGAGCCCCGTCCTTCAGATGAACTAATTCTTAAGTCTGCCATCTTTGTTTTCTGTCCCCGCCCCCCTCACATTCTTGAAGGTTATTTGAACATTCTTTAGGATTCCTTCTTGATTTATGTGTAGTGTTTTGGGGTGTAGAGTTTTGTACACTTTTCTTAGGCCACACTTACTGGAACCAAAGTAGGGGGACAAAAGTGAGATCTCAGTGTTACCTAACACCCATGctgactcagtttcttcatcaatGATTACAGTAAAGACTGAGCTAATCCACGCCAAGGGAGTGGAGATGAACAAAACCCTTAGTCCTGATGATGGCAGCTTCTGACCTGGGGATGCAGATATGTCTCTCTGAGGTGCTGCCTGCCTGGGGGCTGCACAAAGAGCTCACAATCCTAGGAAGTAAATTAGCATTCtctccatttgacagatgagaacaCTTGGTTCAAAGAGATTAAATAACATCCAAGGACCACAGATCTCATATTCTAGAACCTGGCTACACTGCTGCATGAAAAACCCTGGCCCCTCAACTTTAGACTCCAAAGATCTGCTACTGGGTCCTTTATTTCAGCAATGGGCCCACCCTTCACTCCAGATACAAAAGCCTGTTGTTCCTATTCTTGGGGTAGTATCCACACCCTTTGGTCCTCTTGCCAGTGCCCTGGCCAGGTCACTATTACTTTTTACCATTGCACCATCATGCCGGACCCCTGCCTAGTCAACCAGTTCTCCACATTGCCCATTTCCCCTAGGCTCTCTCCTTTCTGAACCCTCCAATGCTTTCCCACCATCTCAGGAGACAATCCTGGCCTTAACATGCTTCTAATTGGTGTCTCTCAAATTTGAACAAGCATCCTAACCACTGGAAGGCTGGGTTCCACTCACAGCAtttgattcagtaggtctgggtggGACCTCAGAGTTTGCATTTCTAACAGATTCCCAACAGATGCCGAGCCAGTGTTGCTGATCCAAAGGAGCATCCTGGGACCCAGATCAGAGCCTTCAGGATGAGCCCCTGCAAGGTTGCTTGGGCTCTGGTCATTCTGTTCTGGATAAGTCTTCCCTGAGCCACCTCACCCCAATAGCTGGAAGATAATGAAGCCCAGTGACCAGAAAGTTCTGGAGTAGTTTGTGTCCAACACCAGAGGCTTCATTTGTTTTGATCAACTGGCACATGGTAGCTAGAAAGCCACTTCTTGAAGGAATGACTAGAGGTGTCCAGTTACCTGTTTGGTCTTTTAGCTGTAGGACAGTGACACCTCAGGAGCTGGGTCTGCATCCAATTCATTCCTGGGAAATGTCGGTCATTCACCAAAATGTCACTGAGAAAGAAGCCATCACCCAGCCTCAGCCCTCGCAGGGTGGGTTATAAGCAAACCAAGCGCTCATATATCtatgaataaaaggaaaagatgacATGGAGGCACGCACCAAGGGCTCTGGAGCAGAGAGGAAGTCCCGGGCAGCAGGGGCTCTGGGTGAGTCTTGGACATGAGGCCcagagacaggagggaggaggagggtgtgGTGTGAGGCGATGAgggcaggtggaggaggaaggtGACTGTCACCATGTCTTACATGCCTTGCACATGCCATCAGCCTCTACAGTCGTGATCTCACTAACATTCAGGAGGCGGCTGTTTTCACCTCGCTCTACAGTCAAGGATGTAAGTGCAACAAGGAGCTAGGTCCCACTCAGGCCACAGAGTCAGGTGTTCATGAAGCTATAGCAATTGCAAAGCTCATTCTCATGGCAGGAAGGGCATTTCCGAGAGGCACTGGTAACATTTTACACCTCTCCCACACCAGGACAGATCAACTGAGGTCACAGAGGGATGGCAGAACTTGCCCAGCTCCCCAAATCAGCCAGGCATGGAGCTGGCCACTGTATCATTTCTAACAAGGCTAAGGTACTGGCTTGGCACCCTGGCCTGCAGGTAGAATCTCTGTGAGTCAACCCTGGCAGTGGGCTAGGAACCCAGGGCTTGAGAAATTGCAAACTGAAGAATAGAGACTGGGGCCCCAGTGGGCTTGTGTATAAAAAGGCCTCATGTCCATTAGATTCAGCTCTGGCCCACTTGGGGGCTGTGAGGCAAGATACTCAAAGATCAGACTTTCCTACCAAAACCTCATTCTGGAGGCTCCCTGTGCCTCCATCCCCTCATTCAGTGAGGGAATAATTATCTTTCCTTCCAAGGGAGGCGGCCACAAGGTAGTGGGGGCAGTCTGGTGTAACACATAGAGCAAGAGTAgggtagccctgggttcaaatccattCTGGCTACTCCCATCCCTAAACTTAAGTTTCTTTGCCCACAGCGTAGGGATGGTATAACCTTCCTGACAGTGCCAAGGGGTAAGCACAACTGATGAGGAAGATGAAAATACTTCAAGACCAATGTTCATAGCTGCATGTGGCCAAACACCAGTACCTTGTAGCCAGAGAGGCTCAAATGTGGAAACCAGCCCATGGTACTACATCGTACGCAGCCTGAGGGTGTTCCAGCAAAAACTGTCCTCACTTTACCACAGACAAGAGGCCTCAGACTCATGATACTCAGCTTGGACACAACTCATGGATGTTTTGTTGATTCatagtctattttaaaaatatcctatcAACATTTAAAAACCAGATTTTGTATGAAGGTCTAGATTTCTGGCTCATCTAGAAAAGCAGATAATCTGGTCATACCAAGTCCACACCTTACATGATGACATCAAACAAACTGAGGCTCACCTCACTCATCCTGTTGCCCCCCACCCTCTGGGCCTCTGAAAGCATTTGGGTTTACAACCTCTGAGTTAGACTGGGCACCACAGGGTCCAGCACTGCCTGGAGCCATTTTTGCTAAactctcccacagtcaggaccaTAAGCTTTGGACACAGAGCCCGTGAACCAAAGACTAGATGCTCGGGGTTTTCCCAGGGGCCTGAAGCAGCCCTCACTGCTTGGACTCagccagagaaagaaaatggagggagggaagaagacagGCTGGTAGCAGCACAATCCTATAAAGCATCTGAGGGAGCAAGAAtctggaaggaagaaggaaaaggtgTGTCACAGCTTGAGAGACACTTGCTTTACTGGAAGAATGTGAAGGAACGACAACAAAATGATCCTCTGGGAGGCTCTAGGATTCTTTTCTGCCTGGGTCACCCAAGCTATGTCTAGCAGATTGAGAGAGGTTTTGCTAGCAGAGAAATCTTCAATGGAAACCTAGCTTTACCACTTACGggctgtatgaccttgggcaagtcacttcacctccctgagcctcagagtCTCCtcctttaaaatgaagataataaactTACCTTGCACAATAGCTGTAAGAATTAGGAGATAATGGACGCAGAGTGCTCAACACAAGTCCCACACAGAacaaggaaaagaatgaaaaaagactGTAATTCCCAAGGTCCCCCTGCCTACAAGAGACTCAGGCCAGACTTCCCAAGCAGCCCCCATCTAAGGACATCTTATGCCAAGGCCCCAAATGCCCCAGATACCTGTCACCTCTGGTGACCAGGATACTTCCTTAGATGGGAAAGGAAACCCAAGCATGGTTGTGGTCGCATAGATGCTGTATCCCAAGCTTGTGGTTGGGGTTGGTATCTGCTGAGTCAGGCCCTGAAAAGCTGATAGGGGGGCCATTTCTCTCTCCAGCTTACTACCCATTGAGGGAAGGTTGGGAGGGGAGCCAGAGGTCATTTCCTCTGACTCAGCGGCCATTCTCCTCCCAGAGGAGCTCTTCTGGAGGACCAGGCACCTCCATGTGGCACTGGTGTCTCTGCCAGCCAACCTGATTGCCATCCAGCATAGTCGAGGCATTGTGCTCAGACAAGAAAGGGGCACTTGTGGTCCAGACAATGGGCTGGGTCGCTTCCAGTTGGCCTGGGCTTCAGCTTCCCTGGGTCAGCAATGTCCTTTCCTCTGCTCCTGCCCACTCCTCTTCCACCCCTTCCCGGAGAATGGTGGCTAGGAACACTGAGCAGAGACCCACAGTCAATTCATGGGCAGTCTGGCACATGCCCTGGCcataaggaggaggagggatggcagcttctttcctctctcctgatAAGGAACATCACCTCTGGGGAACACAACACCGGGGCAGGCCACCGTCACGAGGGAACCCGAGAAGGCCTGGGTGCTGGAGTAGGGGTTACCGAGACCCCTGACCCAGCCTCCATACCTCCACCTCCCACGGCAGGCCCAGGGTCTGGGCCGCCCCCACGTTTGCAGCCACCCTAGGAGCCCTGCTGCGACGACTGCAGCCACGTGGGAACCTGCTCGTGCCCACGGAGCCTttcgccccccacccccaccctcgaCGGGCGGTGGAGGCAGGCACACCCAGACCCGCCAGAGGGGCCACGTTCCCCTCACGGCGCACCCGCTCTCCCTCCCCAGCGCCGGGGGCTGTGGCCCCgcgtggggtggggaaggggggagggggcgTCGCTACCCCGCAGTCGCGTTGCCGGGGAGCGCAACCCCGTTACTGTGGCAACGGTTTCCAAGCGAACTGGTGGTGGCTCGCGCCCCGCTCAGGCTCCCTCGCTCACTGGcgctctccctcccttcctccctccagtcCTGGCTGGGGGAGGGTCTGCCCACGGCCCCGGGCCCGGGTCCTGGGCGGCGACCCGGGCCAGTGCTTAGAGCCGCCCTCGGGGAGGGGCTCATCCCCGGGACAATCTTCCGCCCGCGTTCCGAGCCCGCCCGGCCCGCAGCCGCCGCGGTACTCACGGGCCCAAGCATCTTCTTCGAGCTCGTTCTTCTGCTTTGGAGCGAGAGGCCCAGAGGACAGAGCCCCCGGCCTGGGGGAGGCGGCAGCGGAGACGGCCCGGGGGAGCAGACAGTGGCAGTGAAAGCGGCTCCCAGCGCAGGGCTGGAGGCGCGGGGCGCGCGCACGGGCGCGTACACGGCGCGTGCCGAGTCtggcgtgcgcgcgcgcgcggcAGCCAGCAGAgggccccccgccccccccccacgcCGCCGAGGAGGCTGCCAGGAGAGGGTAGGGGGTGGGAAGGACGCGGTTTCCACCTGCCGCGCCTAGACTAAGAGCCCTGGGGCACTGGACTCACATCCCCGAGGGCATCCTGCACAGAGCATGCACGTGCTACCCAGCTCCTGGCAACAGGCTGCCCCGCCGGACACGGACACGGCAGCAGACCCAAAGCACATATGGGTCGCACACGGTGGATGTTCAACCAATCAGCTGAGGTCAGGAACCCCAACACGCACACAGCTCAACCTGGACAGCACACACACGTGCAAGTCCTGGCCACATGATGACAGGCGCTGCACACACGCGCCCCTTGGGCAGGGGTTCGAGCAGTGTGGCTCCCTCTCCACTCATTACACACCTGAGATGTCCCCAGCAGGGCACATCACCAATTGCTtgataggaaaaaacataggGGGGAGGAACAAGTGCTGAGTCTATAGCCTTGGCCCTATTAGAAAGAGATGATCCTAGAGCCCCACCCTGAGGTGGCCTGATAGAGGCTACCATGAATCTGGGTGCCCTGGCCTTTTAACCTAGTTCTGTTTCTACTCCAGCTTCTTTATGACAGTTAGGGTGATCTACCAAAAGAACTCTTCATCACCATATCAGTTGGGAGTTGAGGTTTCAAGGGACAGGACTCTAAAATATATAGGCTTGAGCCCACAGGGTCTGTGTCATGTAACTGGAAATGAGAATCAAGGACTAGATTCTCCATTTGGTCACGATTGATTCTAGTTGTTTCAGTAACAGCATCGGGCATGTATTTGTTTCTTGCCATCTACTTTCTCCTGTTTGCATCATTCTAGGACAAGTTGTCCCCAAGTAGTCAGGAGACCTCCAAGGCTTATATCCTGCTATTCATCCCCAGAGAAAAGAGAACTCCCTTTCTTTCCCAATAGTTCTAGCaaaaagcaaacaagcaaacCAAAAACACCACAATGATTCTTTTTTTGGATTCGTTTGGCCAAGTGTGCAGCAGTGAACCAATCCAGGAGTACATGCCTTGGGGGAGGGGATGTATTCCAAGTGGCTACCCagtttctgttcctttttctttggATATGAACACCCAGATTCCATTGGAGGAAGTCATTGCCCAATCACTTTGGGTACCAACATGGTGGACACCTCTGAACCCAAGTACTCTGTTCCCCCTTTGAACATTGAGCAGGTTTCCAGCCTGGCTATTGGAACTCCTTGGGCTGAGTCTGGTTCAATGACGCCAAAGCACAAATGGCTTAGCATCTTGTTTCTGGTAGTCATGCCTTATGAGTGTTTCTTGCCACCTACTTTCCTGATGAGAAGGGAGTCTGCAACTAATACCTCTGGCCCTTCTTGTCTGAGCTCCCCTATGTCCTTTAACATCAAGTTATCTGGAAGACAGTGCCATTCCTCCCCAGGTCACACATACTAGGTATGTCTAGTGTACCTATATGCAAAGAGTGCAAGCCCAGCACCATCTAAGCCACACAGAATGAGAAGGGGTTCCTCAAGGGAAACTTGGGGTGCTTCTATAGCTACTCGGACAAACCAACACAACCAGTGAAAACCCTTCAGGGATTCCCTCACCTGCCAGATGAGGTCCCACATCCTTAACATGTCTTTCAAAGCTAGAGAGATTTGAAAGCATTGACCTTAGCTGCAGCCACTTCTTTTTTTCCACCCTGCCCCATGCTCAGCCATTCTAAACCACTAGCAGCCCTAAGACCATCAATATGGTCCTGTGTCCTGGACAGTACCAACTCTGACATCTTCGAGGCCAAAGGGCTTTCCCTGCTTGGTGTtgccccccagccccagccctctctgtTGCAGTGCTGATCACACTAGGTGTCACTGTTTTCACGTCTGCCTGCCTACCAGACTGAGCTCTAAGCTGGCAGGGACCTCATTTCCATCTGGGTCCCCAGTTCCCACGAAAGAGCTGGGTGGAGAGGTGAGCTTAGCAAAGGCTTATTGGGAAATGAATTCTGGGAGTTTCCTCTTATAAGAATTTCAAGTGAGCTTAACCTTAGTCAAGTTCTGTAGATTCTTTCCTCACTCAAGGGGGAGCTTGGGAAGGGTCTGATTCCTATCTACCCCATCTCACCCCCAAGCAGATCCTGGTACAGGAAGAGAAATACACCTCAGGCCCTAACCTCATGCCTCATGAACATGATCTGGCTTTCTTATTCTcacctggtttcaattcccaccCTGCAATGGTCATTTTCCCATGGGAGACCTAGAGCAACCCCAGCAAATACTCCATTAACCAAAAAGGGGCCCTTTCTGCTGAATTGGTGCTGGGCATCTTTTGGCTGCTCTGATGATAGTTGCTAAGCTTGGTAACCAGCACCCATTCCTCTAGCTGGAAGTCCTGACAGTGATCAAGTGATCACTAGCTGCTGGTCTCTTCCTTCAGGACTCAGGATTGAACCAAAGGCCCCAGGATCTCAagcacgctaggcaagtgctctaccactgagctacagccccagcggCCCTGCAGGGTGATAGCCATCACCTTCCTAGTTAAGGGAAGGGCCTGTGCAAAGCCAGCTTGAAAAGTTGCCAAGGCTGTAACTTGAACCCACAACTGTCAACTGCAAAGCTCAAGTGGCTTCTGCAGCCCTAGGTACTTAGGCCAGAGGTAAGAAGCAAATCTTACAGGGTATTCTTGGTGGCTGGGGACACTGGAAAGCTACCAAGCAGTGATGGGTTTGCAGTCTGGGACAAACTTGTAATCAAACAGCTCTCGCCCCTAAGTATTTACACAGGTGGTCCACTGCAATGTTCTCCCCAATCCCTTTTGTTCTCCATGTGCCTCTCTTTCAAGCCTGGCTAACCATTACCTACAGAAACCCTGAAGGCCTTCTTTCCAGTATTATCACCCACATTTAATGTTTCAAGGGCAAAACTGAGATGGGTCTCATGTACCAACCCAGGGCCAGGTACATAACAGGGGGCCAAGTTAGGAGACCAGAGACAAGTGTTCCTAATAGCAGCTCTCACCTGGCTCCCTAAGCTGTTGCAAGTTCACATTAAGGCAGGTCACCTTGGCTTTGAAAAGCTCAAAAGTAGACCAGCCAAATCCCACCCCAGGGGGAACGGAGGCTTCCTTCCTCAGGGCCCATCCTATTTAGGAAGCTGAGAAACACCAATGGATGAGCCCAAAGGCCACACCAAGGCTACCTGCAAAGTCTACCCTAAGATTTGTCCTAGGGACTTAGAAGGGCAGCCCCTCATAGCCCTACCAGGTCCACCTCCAATCCTTTCTTACTTCTCTAGACCAGAGAAGCAGGAAGACCCCCTCGAACACCAGAAG harbors:
- the Prr7 gene encoding proline-rich protein 7, whose amino-acid sequence is MVMSQGTYTFLTCFAGFWLIWGLIVLLCCFCSFLRRRLKRRQEERLREQNLRALELEPLELEGSMAGSPPGLAPPPPPHRGRLEAPAHAHPHVHVHPLLHHGPAQPHAHPHSHHHALPHPPPPHLSVPPRPWSYPRQAESDMSKPPCYEEAVLMAEPPPPYSEVLTDTRGLYRKIVTPFLSRRDSAEKQEQPPPSYKPLFLDRGYTSALHLPSAPRPAAPCPALCLQADRGRRVFPSWTDSELSSREPLEHGAWRLPVSIPLFGRTTAV